A window from Drosophila nasuta strain 15112-1781.00 chromosome 3, ASM2355853v1, whole genome shotgun sequence encodes these proteins:
- the LOC132791641 gene encoding X-linked retinitis pigmentosa GTPase regulator, whose protein sequence is MDIPSSGAIFTLGKSHLAENTQSYFYIKNDPVKRLISGPHQSAVICESGRLFVWGENHYGQLGIGGHSNKANNNNNNNNGDIVSKPTCVKSLKTLGLKINDTAFGSNWAVIMTLSNEVFFTGRNIFPMDTHVAQHFIDAIVEEQPCAIIRKPFRLEEFDDYLSKNEETDNFIAIQAGNEHFVVLTTKGRLIGCGSNAQQQLGDLEADYDGHPVEICLDAAVQQFACGPESTLVLTATGNLFLTGRLNEFVFPKFTELQKNLAQQERIIFMHISKASEIFIVTNVGSIYRSFESMRNKSLVFQRFYDYDSEENGPIWKLLKGFSFYAVLSKANKFFTTFSESGHHLKTFREISKFKNLRLLDIAVGDQHILVQGLPRSSTVSASTGAAAAEAHSYMSRSFVLQPKEQLNGNAEQRNTSGRSLTKQKALETESEMDTGQGVGGSALGASVAAMATGVATLEVVKHLSKEEAKAETADIAEQAAEKAIEINGNVAEASKEAEINGNVMDEAKAEEQHMEAAKEEPKETSEEQIGTAKDEQVEASKEDQIQAVKEEQVETAKPEQAASQVEAVTSTESPQKEEAKEADKEDNLEQQQPEPTAPLESPLKEVATSVATMESIAKLPTPPAESPSPQKSIASLSKEQVSMPNSNSSSQEKEEHKLRPRTPYPDSSDAASTPQTIKKTPQRNFSYEAAMAHDELEKTSPELVDSLDTVVEQPLAESLQHAHIKISTPTPPTEEDEQLAVEITTTEDAEDSSKVVNEIRFINNGVDVTANVAEQMPDTPLGDSLEELEESESEQLVEKMDKANESVGSAIETKLLETRDAMRKAVGAAGERMTTGARDAVAAASNGARDAVAAASNGAQRMADGARDAVDAAGKRAQLMASDARQSMEQAGSNAAKAAANTKESMGRAMDSMTNKISHEVQGAKENISSLFQIKAAKEMHTPTTTPNEEPRPSSSSVEEEDERTTASVNSNHHSASNNGNNGINEFETQAEDQFDAVVERGKKAMQEELRALEEQRSNSHINLSNSKKSEERRQSRDSKGFVQQFLDGMRLSCRNEKAVQIEDEAPSQSQSTSQPPPHYSSNNKVNSELSLQNGQNAGTAANAQQSSRVCTIL, encoded by the exons ATGGATATACCGAGCAGCGGCGCTATATTTACGCTGGGCAAGTCCCATTTGGCGGAGAATACACAAAGCTATTTCTACATCAAGAACGATCCGGTCAAACGTTTGATATCCGGTCCGCATCAGAGTGCGGTTATATGCG AATCAGGACGTCTTTTTGTTTGGGGCGAGAATCACTATGGCCAACTCGGAATTGGCGGCCACAGcaacaaagccaacaacaacaacaacaacaacaatggagaTATTGTTAGCAAACCAACTTGCGTTAAATCGCTTAAAACTCTCGGATTGAAGATAAACGATACCGCCTTTGGCAGCAATTGGGCGGTGATAATGACAC TCTCCAATGAAGTGTTCTTTACGGGTCGCAACATCTTTCCCATGGACACGCATGTGGCTCAGCACTTTATCGATGCCATCGTTGAGGAGCAGCCTTGTGCAATCATACGCAAACCATTTCGCCTCGAAGAGTTCGACGATTATCTATCGAAGAACGAGGAGACGGACAACTTTATAGCTATCCAGGCGGGCAACGAACACTTTGTGGTGCTGACCA CCAAAGGTCGCCTTATTGGCTGTGGCTCGAATGCACAACAGCAGCTAGGAGATCTCGAGGCGGACTATGATGGACATCCCGTGGAGATTTGTCTGGATGCTGCAGTGCAGCAATTTGCCTGCGGCCCCGAATCCACCTTAGTGTTAACAGCCACTGGGAATCTATTTCTAACCGGACGTCTCAACGAATTCGTTTTTCCCAAATTCACGGAGCTGCAAAAGAATTTGGCGCAGCAGGAACGCATCATTTTTATGCACATCTCGAAGGCCAGCGAGATCTTCATCGTGACCAATGTGGGCAGCATTTATCGCAGCTTCGAGTCGATGCGCAACAAGAGTTTGGTCTTTCAGCGTTTCTACGATTACGACAGCGAGGAAAATGGTCCCATTTGGAAGCTACTCAAAGGATTTTCCTTCTACGCAGTGTTGAGTAAGGCGAATAAATTCTTTACCACCTTCTCGGAGAGTGGACACCATCTGAAGACCTTTCGTGAGATCTCCAAATTCAAGAATCTGCGACTACTCGACATTGCTGTTGGAGATCAGCACATTTTGGTGCAGGGTTTGCCCCGATCCTCGACGGTGTCGGCTTCAACGggtgcagctgctgccgaGGCTCACAGCTACATGAGTCGCAGCTTTGTGCTGCAGCCCAAGGAGCAGCTCAATGGCAACGCGGAGCAGCGCAACACCAGCGGCAGAAGTTTGACCAAGCAAAAGGCGTTGGAAACTGAATCGGAAATGGATACGGGACAAGGAGTAGGCGGTAGTGCATTGGGCGCTAGTGTAGCAGCCATGGCAACGGGAGTGGCCACTTTGGAGGTAGTGAAGCATTTGAGCAAGGAGGAGGCGAAGGCAGAAACTGCGGACATTGCGGAGCAGGCTGCGGAAAAGGCAATTGAGATCAATGGCAACGTGGCAGAGGCGTCTAAAGAGGCAGAGATCAATGGCAATGTGATGGATGAGGCAAAGGCAGAAGAGCAGCATATGGAAGCAGCCAAGGAAGAGCCGAAAGAAACAAGTGAGGAACAAATAGGTACAGCAAAAGATGAGCAAGTAGAGGCATCAAAGGAGGATCAGATACAAGCAGTAAAGGAGGAGCAGGTGGAGACAGCGAAACCAGAGCAAGCAGCATCCCAAGTAGAAGCAGTCACAAGCACAGAAAGTCCccaaaaagaagaagcgaAGGAAGCGGATAAAGAGGACAACttggagcaacagcagccggaGCCAACGGCGCCTTTGGAAAGTCCACTAAAAGAAGTCGCCACCAGCGTCGCAACAATGGAATCGATAGCCAAGCTACCAACGCCGCCAGCCGAGTCGCCTTCTCCACAGAAATCCATTGCATCCCTGAGCAAGGAACAGGTATCAATGCctaacagtaacagcagcagccaagagAAGGAGGAGCACAAGCTGCGCCCTCGTACACCGTATCCCGACAGCAGCGATGCAGCGAGCACGCCACAAACCATCAAGAAGACGCCGCAACGCAACTTCTCCTATGAGGCGGCGATGGCGCACGATGAGCTCGAGAAAACCTCGCCGGAATTAGTCGATAGCTTGGATACAGTGGTGGAGCAACCTTTGGCCGAAAGTCTACAGCATGCACACATCAAGATCTCTACGCCTACGCCACCCACCGAGGAGGATGAGCAGCTGGCGGTGGAGATAACAACCACCGAAGATGCCGAGGACAGCAGCAAAGTGGTCAACGAAATAAGATTCATCAACAATGGCGTCGATGTGACGGCAAATGTTGCCGAGCAGATGCCAGACACTCCGCTAGGTGACTCCCTGGAAGAACTGGAGGAATCAGAGAGCGAGCAGCTGGTGGAGAAAATGGACAAAGCCAACGAAAGCGTTGGCAGTGCCATTGAAACCAAGCTACTGGAAACACGCGATGCCATGCGCAAAGCTGTAGGAGCTGCTGGTGAGCGTATGACGACGGGAGCACGCGATGCCGTCGCTGCAGCCAGCAATGGAGCTCGCGATGCCGTCGCTGCAGCCAGCAATGGAGCACAGCGAATGGCGGATGGCGCCAGAGATGCAGTTGATGCGGCTGGCAAAAGAGCGCAGCTTATGGCCAGCGATGCTCGGCAATCCATGGAGCAGGCGGGCAGCAATGCAGCTAAGGCGGCTGCCAACACCAAGGAATCCATGGGCCGCGCCATGGACTCGATGACCAATAAGATATCGCATGAAGTTCAAGGCGCCAAGGAGAACATTTCATCGTTGTTTCAAATAAAGGCAGCCAAGGAGATGCATACGCCCACCACGACGCCTAATGAGGAGCCGAGACCCAGCAGCAGCTCcgtggaggaggaggatgaaCGCACGACGGCTTCAGTGAACTCCAATCACCATTCCGCCAGCAATAATGGCAACAATGGTATTAACGAATTCGAGACCCAGGCTGAGGATCAATTCGATGCGGTCGTGGAGCGTGGCAAGAAGGCCATGCAGGAGGAGCTGCGTGCCTTGGAGGAGCAACGTTCCAATTCCCATATCAAtctcagcaacagcaagaaatCCGAGGAACGTCGACAGAGCAGGGACAGCAAGGGATTCGTGCAGCAGTTCTTGGATGGCATGCGACTCTCATGTCGCAACGAGAAGGCCGTGCAAATTGAAG ATGAAgcgccgtcgcagtcgcagtcgacgtcacAGCCGCCGCCAcactacagcagcaacaacaaagtcaaCAGCGAGCTAAGCCTGCAGAATGGCCAAAATGCTGGTACTGCTGCTAACGCACAGCAGTCGTCGCGCGTCTGCactattttataa
- the LOC132791647 gene encoding LOW QUALITY PROTEIN: adult enhancer factor 1 (The sequence of the model RefSeq protein was modified relative to this genomic sequence to represent the inferred CDS: substituted 1 base at 1 genomic stop codon) — MMHIKSLPHAHQAAAAMSNCDIVIVAAQPQTTSANNNNNDTVTQASHASHVAAVAHAQHQAQQQQQQQQQQQQQQQQQQQHNQQQQQQPPAPTEIALPFNMHLTGIAQEAHNAAQAAAMAAAQAAAAQAAAAEQQPQSAQGAQAGQAPSAHTLAHLVANATHSPPTQLTGDASHYVTSNGHGAAEHASGEGNGSNSSNGGGGREQEKPFHCTVCDRRFRQLSTLTNHVKIHTGEKPYKCNVCDKTFRQSSTLTNHLKIHTGEKPYNCNYCPKHFRQLSTLANHVKIHTGEKPFECVICKKQFRQSSTLNNHIKIHVMDKVYVPVKIKTEEDEGXLGRMALAQHHHLHQQQQQQQQQQQHHQQSSTPSQQQQHQQQQQQQHHIEHQRGVTITTLPSTTTVAQHQQQQQQQQSHLQQTQHGNGTSPHHHFNVAALGDLSSAMQLGAVTADGNFVTMGGVVVGRIQHPRGEELQHLGVIKMESPTNGISAAAAASQRDG, encoded by the exons ATGATGCATATCAAGAGCCTGCCACACGCACATCAGGCCGCTGCGGCAATGAGCAATTGTGACATTGTCATTGTTGCCGCGCAACCGCAAACAACCAGcgccaacaataacaacaacgatacGGTCACACAGGCAAGCCATGCCAGCCATGTGGCAGCCGTCGCCCACGCCCAGCATCAggcccagcagcaacaacaacagcagcagcagcaacaacaacagcagcagcagcagcaacaacataaccaacagcaacaacaacagccgccCGCGCCCACAGAAATCGCTTTACCCTTTAACATGCATTTGACGGGCATCGCACAGGAGGCACACAATGCCGCTCAAGCGGCCGCCATGGCAGCTGCGCAGGCCGCGGCAGCGCAAGCCGCcgcagcagagcagcaaccTCAGTCCGCACAGGGAGCGCAGGCGGGACAGGCGCCATCAGCGCATACGCTGGCGCATCTGGTGGCCAATGCCACGCATAGTCCGCCGACACAATTAACCGGCGACGCATCGCACTATGTGACCAGCAATGGACACGGCGCGGCTGAGCATGCGTCGGGCGAGGGCAATGGCTCGAATAGCAGCAATGGAGGCGGCGGACGGGAGCAGGAGAAACCGTTTCATTGCACGGTGTGCGATCGACGCTTTCGACAATTGAGCACGCTGACCAATCACGTGAAGATCCATACCGGTGAGAAGCCCTACAAGTGCAACGTTTGTGATAAGACGTTCCGTCAATCGTCCACGCTGACGAATCATCTGAAGATTCATACGGGCGAAAAACCCTACAATTGCAACTATTGTCCCAAGCATTTCCGTCAGCTCAGCACATTGGCAAATCATGTGAAGATCCATACGG GTGAAAAGCCGTTCGAGTGCGTCATATGCAAGAAACAATTCCGGCAATCCAGTACGCTCAACAATCACATAAAGATCCATGTCATGGACAAGGTCTACGTTCCTGTCAAGATCAAAACCGAGGAGGACGAGGGGTGACTAGGACGCATGGCGTTGGCGCAACATCATCATCtccatcagcaacaacagcagcagcaacaacaacagcagcatcatcaacagTCGTCAACGCcatcgcagcagcaacaacatcagcaacagcagcagcaacagcaccacATCGAACATCAACGGGGAGTTACAATTACAACATTGCCATCAACAACGACAGTGGcccaacaccagcagcaacaacagcagcagcaatcacatcTGCAGCAAACGCAGCATGGCAATGGCACATCGCCGCATCATCATTTCAATGTGGCCGCTTTGGGTGATTTGTCCAGCGCCATGCAATTGGGTGCAGTGACAGCGGATGGTAATTTTGTGACCATGGGCGGCGTGGTTGTCGGACGCATACAGCATCCAAGAGGCGAGGAGCTTCAGCATTTGGGTGTCATCAAAATGGAATCGCCAACGAATGGCATttcagcggcagcagctgcttcgCAACGCGATGGATGA
- the LOC132791650 gene encoding uncharacterized protein LOC132791650, translating into MFRLQQSQPDPAEEAKRVAAEVRMNFIMFGVLCAAIRLAPIVLQQLKNA; encoded by the exons aTGTTCCGTCTACAACAATCACAACCCGATCCCGCGGAGGAGGCAAAGCGCGTTGCGGCCGAGGTACGAATGAACTTCATCATGTTTGGTGTTCTCTGCGCAGCTATTCGACTAG CGCCGATTGTGCTGCAACAGTTGAAAAATGCTTAA
- the LOC132791646 gene encoding solute carrier family 35 member C2, which translates to MVAPKYERLNTGDGNNDNGHNSGVGSDADDNDDNNIEEVELKLERRQLSSSTHANFKYARSGSNSNNDADSSSGSVNDATSTSAQHHHHPHHLHEGMARHTDARFMQMAISTLVTVLLYLTLSIALTFYQTDIIRDLPIPLTIVTYHLLLKFLLAALIRNIYKMRVGKTRVQLDWRVAVRKMAPAGIASGIDIGFSNWGLLLVPISLYTMTKSSTIVFILIFAILLGLERKSWTLFLIVGLIGLGLFMFTYKSTQFNALGFIFILVASLSSGVRWSFAQFIMQKSKLGLHNPIDMIFHMQPWMIAALLPLVFLIEGPKLHQGMQDIHHMSDSDILWNIAKVTLGALIAFLMEVTEFLVLCKTSSLSLSIAGIFKDICQLALAVAYKGDQLSSINLVGLGVCLAGICCHLWHKYTSMAMLNKQQLALQLDNDGEDMSAEYEFNKSNSSAGASGSHATLSVPLLEQTDSDDDSANDSANKQSASDVIFDVLKRREVSQR; encoded by the exons ATGGTAGCGCCCAAATATGAACGCCTCAATACCGGCGacggcaacaacgacaatggcCACAATAGCGGCGTTGGCAGTGACGCCGATGAcaacgatgacaacaacaTTGAGGAAGTCGAACTGAAGTTAGAGCGCCGTCAgctgtcgtcgtcgacgcATGCCAACTTTAAATACGCCagaagtggcagcaacagcaacaacgacgccgatagcagcagcggcagcgtcAACGACGCCACGTCTACGTCCgcacaacatcatcatcatccgcaTCATTTGCACGAGGGAATGGCTCGCCATACGGATGCACGTTTTATGCAGATGGCCATCTCCACATTGGTCACTGTGCTACTCTATTTAACACTCTCCATCGCATTGACCTTCTATCAGACGGACATCATACGGGATCTGCCCATTCCACTGACCATTGTCACATATCATCTGCTCTTGAAATTTCTGCTCGCCGCCTTGATCCGCAACATCTACAAGATGCGTGTGGGCAAGACGCGTGTCCAGCTGGATTGGCGTGTTGCTGTCAGAAAAATGGCGCCAGCTGGCATCGCGAGCGGCATCGATATTGGCTTCTCCAACTGGGGCCTTCTCCTGGTGCCCATCTCTCTGTACACGATGACCAAATCCTCGACGATtgtctttattttgatttttgccaTACTGCTGGGATTGGAGCGCAAG AGTTGGACGCTGTTTCTGATTGTGGGTCTGATTGGACTCGGCCTCTTTATGTTCACCTACAAGTCGACACAGTTCAATGCCTTGGGTTTCATCTTTATACTTGTCGCTTCGCTGAGCAGCGGCGTTCGTTGGAGTTTCGCACAGTTCATCATGCAAAAGTCCAAGTTGGGTCTGCACAATCCCATCGATATGATCTTTCACATGCAGCCCTGGATGATTGCTGCACTCTTGCCGCTCGTATTTCTCATCGAAG GTCCCAAGCTGCATCAGGGCATGCAGGATATTCATCATATGTCCGATTCGGACATCCTTTGGAACATTGCCAAGGTTACGTTGGGTGCTCTCATTGCCTTTCTCATGGAGGTCACCGAATTCCTCGTGCTCTGCAAAACATCCAGTCTCTCGCTCTCGATTGCCGGCATCTTCAAGGATATTTGCCAGCTCGCCTTGGCGGTGGCCTACAAAGGCGATCAACTGAGCTCCATCAATCTGGTTGGCCTTGGCGTCTGCTTGGCCGGCATCTGTTGTCACCTGTGGCACAAATACACAAGCATGGCAATGTTGAATAAACAACAGTTAGCTCTGCAGCTGGACAACGATGGCGAGGATATGTCCGCTGAATATGAGTTCAACAAAAGTAATTCCAGTGCAGGAGCGTCGGGTTCACATGCCACACTTAGTGTGCCACTGTTGGAGCAAACCGATTCGGATGACGATTCAGCGAATGATTCGGCAAATAAGCAAAGTGCATCCGATGTCATATTCGATGTATTAAAACGTCGCGAAGTGTCGCAGCGATGA
- the LOC132791648 gene encoding glutaminyl-peptide cyclotransferase-like, whose protein sequence is MLHRSWLYISLFSVFVIIILLSRIRRQSTLIIASDEQHFIAVLNRILIPRWPGSSGHTRVREFLVNQLNQLGFTVFQDAITDPFPLTNVLGISNPLAERFLLLSCHYDTKYLESGEFFVSATDAGVSCALLLNMAKKLTALPDIDLLKRRDIGLVLAFFDGHDSAEGINDATYPLFGSQNFVDNKILPLESINVVITLNMIGAPNHIYMSKYERTYILHEMMANIEQKLRQSGQLIKCPQLFYKLKSHDTDMYDDHYPFLNASVPVMHVVPHTYPDVWLQDDDNIQNLHWPSVHNVNAILTRFIYEYIQGYDDSL, encoded by the exons ATGTTGCACCGCAGTTGGCTCTACATTTCGTTGTTCTCTGTATTTGTGATAATTATTTTGCTGTCACGCATCCGACGCCAATCAACGTTGATCATTGCCAGTGACGAGCAGCATTTCATTGCAGTGCTTAATAGAATATTAATACCACGTTGGCCGGGCAGTTCCGGACACACAAGAGTCCGGGAATTCCTTGTGAATCAGTTGAATCAATTGGGATTTACAGTGTTCCAAGATGCAATTACAGATCCCTTTCCACTGACGAATGTCTTGGGAATAAGTAATCCACTAGCAGAACGTTTTTTATTGCTGAGTTGTCACTATGACACAAAGTACTTGGAGTCTGGGGAGTTCTTTGTGAGTGCTACCGATGCAGGAGTTTCGTGTGCTTTGCTCCTTAACATGGCTAAGAAATTGACTGCCTTGCCTGACATCGATCTCCTCAAGCGTCGGGATATTGGATTGGTG CTGGCTTTCTTTGATGGCCACGATTCCGCAGAGGGAATCAACGATGCTACTTATCCACTGTTTGGCTCCCAGAACTTTGTCGATAACAAAATCTTGCCATTGGAGAGCATA AATGTGGTCATAACTTTAAACATGATTGGCGCACcaaatcatatttatatgaGCAAGTACGAGCGGACTTATATTTTGCATGAGATGATGGCAAACATTGAGCAGAAGCTGCGTCAATCGGGACAGCTTATCAAATGTCCGCAGCTATTCTATAAGCTTAAGTCCCATGATACTGACATGTATGACGACCACTATCCTTTCTTGAATGCGA gtGTACCCGTGATGCATGTAGTTCCTCACACTTATCCAGATGTATGGCTTCAGGATGACGACAATATTCAGAATCTACATTGGCCGAGTGTACACAATGTGAATGCTATTCTTACCCGTTTTATTTACGAATATATTCAAGGCTATGATGACAGTCTATAG
- the LOC132794522 gene encoding regulator of chromosome condensation: MPRRKILANNNNETEEKDEMQPTKAKRARIAFHLELPKRRQTIGQVLVCGTGDTGQLGLGEDILERKRPALVEDIPNPVDICAGGMHCLVLTKNGDIYSFGCNDEGALGRSTSEEGSESTPALIDLPGKALRISAGDSHSACLLEDGRVYAWGSFRDSHGNMGLTIDGNKRTPINLLEGTVCCSIASGADHLVILTTAGKVYTVGCAEQGQLGRISERSVGGEGRRGKRDLLRPDQLLIKRTKPFEAVWATNYCTFLRESQTDIIWAVGLNNYKQLTYAKEAERLLIPIKTDLKDVKQIAGGQHHTLVLDNNSKCFAIGRPEYGRLGIGSDVKEVVDKLVAIKELSGNTVYVACGEACSYAITKDGKLYSWGMGSNNQLGVGDGDDEFEPVLVSSKNTANKRMLLAAGGGQHSVFLVESDVQEEEQKENVPAASGGGGKKTKAAASAAEVASKEAEQSPKKTDDKETTPVNDGEPLTSGSSPEPVKKPAAKRGRKKN; this comes from the exons ATGCCGCGTCGCAAGATACTcgcaaacaacaataacgaaacCGAGGAAAAAGACGAGATGCAGcccacaaaagcaaaaagggCGCGGATTGCATTCCATTTGGAGTTGCCAAAGCGTCGTCAAACCATTGGCCAAGTGCTTGTCTGCGGCACCGGCGACACCGGTCAACTGGGCCTTGGCGAAGATATTCTGGAGCGCAAACGTCCGGCACTGGTGGAAGACATCCCGAACCCCGTGGATATTTGTGCCGGCGGTATGCATTGCTTGGTGTTGACAAAGAACGGAGACATCTACTCATTTGGTTGCAATGACGAGGGCGCTCTGGGCCGCAGTACCAGCGAAGAGGGCAGTGAATCAACGCCAGCACTCATCGATTTGCCTGGCAAAGCATTGCGCATTTCGGCGGGCGATTCGCATTCCGCTTGCTTGCTGGAGGATGGACGCGTTTACGCCTGGGGCTCGTTCCGTGACTCACACGGTAATATGGGACTGACGATTGATGGCAACAAGCGCACACCCATCAATCTGCTGGAGGGCACCGTTTGCTGCAGCATTGCATCGGGCGCGGATCATTTGGTGATTCTGACAACAGCTGGCAAGGTTTATACCGTGGGCTGTGCCGAGCAAGGGCAGCTGGGACGCATCTCGGAACGTTCAGTGGGTGGCGAGG GACGTCGAGGCAAACGTGATTTGCTGCGACCTGATCAGCTGCTTATCAAGCGGACCAAGCCTTTTGAGGCTGTTTGGGCCACCAACTACTGTACTTTTTTGCGGGAATCACAGACTGATATCATTTGGGCCGTCGGTTTGAACAACTACAAGCAGCTGACATATGCCAAGGAAGCCGAACGTCTTCTCATACCGATTAAGACCGATCTGAAGGATGTCAAACAGATTGCGGGTGGACAGCATCATACCCTGGTGCTGGACAATAATTCCAAATGCTTTGCCATCGGACGACCCGAATATGGTCGCCTTGGCATTGGTAGCGATGTCAAGGAAGTGGTTGACAAACTGGTGGCCATCAAAGAGCTGAGCGGGAATACCGTTTATGTGGCCTGTGGAGAGGCATGCTCGTATGCCATTACCAAAGATGGCAAATTGTATTCGTGGGGCATGGGCTCCAACAATCAGCTGGGCGTTGGCGATGGCGACGATGAATTTGAGCCGGTTTTGGTGAGCAGTAAGAACACAGCGAATAAACGCATGTTGCTTGCTGCCGGCGGTGGACAGCACAGTGTGTTTCTGGTCGAGTCCGATGTGCAAGAGGAGGAGCAGAAGGAGAATGTGCCAGCAGCCAGCGGAGGCGGTGGCAAGAAGACAAAGGCTGCGGCCAGCGCTGCCGAGGTGGCATCCAAGGAGGCGGAGCAGTCGCCAAAGAAAACTGATGACAAAGAGACTACTCCCGTCAATGATGGGGAGCCATTGACAAGCGGTTCCAGTCCGGAGCCCGTCAAGAAGCCAGCTGCTAAACGTGGACGCAAGAAGAATTAA
- the LOC132794525 gene encoding uncharacterized protein LOC132794525: MRSGRVSDSQMGGVANGGHLLGLIAFAPSTWATATTFTMGKQQPQITLIQQQHQQQQRQTCPWSTAP, encoded by the exons ATGCGCAGTGGTCGTGTGAGTGACAGTCAGATGGGAGGCGTTGCCAATGGCGGTCATCTGCTTGGTCTCATTGCATTCGCAC CTTCTACCTGGGCAACAGCTACGACGTTCACAATGGGCAAGCAACAGCCTCAGATCACCCTcattcagcagcagcatcagcaacaacagcgacagacATGTCCTTGGTCAACAGCACCTTGA